A region from the Lysobacter antibioticus genome encodes:
- the rplF gene encoding 50S ribosomal protein L6, with protein MSRVAKKPIALPKGVELNVQSDSIVAKGPKGSLSIAKPAAINLKIENGEALFATEDAALIPLTGTLRAILANMVKGVSEGFERKLELVGVGYRASMAGADLNLSLGFSHPVLFKAPEGITIATPTQTEILVSGADKQRVGEVAAKIRGFRPPEPYKGKGVKYAGEVIIRKEAKKA; from the coding sequence ATGTCCCGAGTTGCCAAGAAGCCGATCGCCCTGCCGAAGGGTGTTGAGCTGAACGTCCAGTCCGATTCGATCGTCGCCAAGGGCCCGAAGGGCTCGCTGTCGATCGCCAAGCCGGCCGCCATCAACCTGAAGATCGAGAACGGCGAAGCGCTGTTCGCGACCGAAGACGCGGCGCTGATCCCGCTGACCGGCACCCTGCGCGCCATCCTCGCCAACATGGTGAAGGGCGTGTCGGAAGGCTTCGAGCGCAAGCTCGAGCTGGTCGGCGTCGGTTACCGCGCCTCGATGGCCGGTGCCGACCTGAACCTGTCGCTGGGTTTCTCGCACCCGGTGCTGTTCAAGGCCCCGGAAGGCATCACGATCGCCACGCCGACCCAGACCGAGATCCTGGTCTCGGGTGCGGACAAGCAGCGCGTCGGTGAAGTCGCCGCCAAGATTCGCGGTTTCCGTCCGCCGGAGCCCTACAAGGGCAAGGGTGTGAAGTACGCCGGCGAAGTCATCATCCGTAAGGAAGCCAAGAAGGCCTAA
- the rplR gene encoding 50S ribosomal protein L18, translating into MNKNIARLRRAKSTRSHIRNLGVARLTVLRTGQHLYAQVFTADGSKVLATASTVQADVKEGLKNGKNAEAAVKVGKLIAERAKAAGIEKVAFDRSGYRYHGRIKALADAAREGGLQF; encoded by the coding sequence ATGAACAAGAACATCGCTCGTCTGCGTCGCGCCAAGTCGACCCGTTCGCACATCCGCAACCTCGGCGTCGCCCGCCTGACCGTGCTCCGCACCGGCCAGCACCTGTACGCCCAGGTCTTCACCGCCGACGGCTCCAAGGTCCTGGCCACGGCCTCGACCGTCCAGGCCGACGTCAAGGAAGGCCTGAAGAACGGCAAGAACGCCGAAGCCGCCGTCAAGGTCGGCAAGCTGATCGCCGAGCGCGCCAAGGCTGCCGGTATCGAGAAGGTCGCTTTCGACCGCTCGGGCTACCGCTACCACGGCCGCATCAAGGCGCTGGCCGATGCCGCGCGTGAAGGCGGTCTGCAGTTCTAA
- the rpmD gene encoding 50S ribosomal protein L30 has translation MAKAQNKAVEGGTVTVRLVKGMRGCQARHRLSVKALGLNKLNDVRVLKDSPQVRGLINTVHYLVQVEG, from the coding sequence ATGGCTAAGGCTCAGAACAAGGCCGTCGAAGGCGGCACCGTCACCGTGCGCCTGGTCAAGGGCATGCGCGGTTGCCAGGCCCGTCACCGCTTGTCGGTGAAGGCGCTCGGCCTGAACAAGCTGAACGACGTGCGCGTGCTGAAAGACAGCCCGCAGGTTCGTGGTCTGATCAACACGGTCCACTACCTGGTTCAGGTCGAGGGCTAA
- the rpsE gene encoding 30S ribosomal protein S5, whose protein sequence is MADDRAPRGRDRDRNREEIDDGMIEKLIAVNRVSKTVKGGRQFTFTALTVVGDGNGKVGFGYGKAREVPVAIQKSMEYARKAMNNVDLNNGTLWHAVKSGHGAAHVFMQPASEGTGVIAGGAMRAVLEAVGVKNVLAKATGSRNPINLVRATLKGLTGMHSPAKIAAKRGKKVEDLHHG, encoded by the coding sequence ATGGCAGACGATAGAGCACCGCGGGGCCGCGACCGTGATCGCAACCGCGAAGAAATCGACGACGGCATGATCGAGAAGCTGATCGCGGTCAACCGCGTCAGCAAGACGGTCAAGGGCGGTCGCCAGTTCACCTTCACCGCTCTGACGGTGGTGGGCGACGGCAACGGCAAGGTCGGCTTCGGCTACGGCAAGGCGCGCGAAGTGCCGGTCGCGATCCAGAAGTCGATGGAATACGCCCGCAAGGCGATGAACAACGTCGATCTGAACAACGGCACCTTGTGGCACGCCGTGAAGTCGGGCCACGGCGCGGCGCATGTGTTCATGCAGCCGGCGTCGGAAGGTACCGGCGTGATCGCAGGCGGCGCGATGCGCGCCGTGCTCGAAGCGGTCGGCGTCAAGAACGTGTTGGCCAAGGCCACCGGTTCGCGTAACCCGATCAACCTGGTTCGCGCCACGCTGAAGGGTCTGACCGGCATGCACTCGCCGGCCAAGATCGCTGCCAAGCGCGGCAAGAAGGTGGAGGATCTGCACCATGGCTAA
- the secY gene encoding preprotein translocase subunit SecY — MARSGNAMAGLGGGLGKFTELRQRLLFVIGALIVYRIGSYIPVPGVNPQAMVEFMSTKQGTIVDMFNMFSGGALHRFSLFALNVMPYISASIIVQLLVQIVPSLKAIQKEGESGRRKINQWSRMGAIPLAVFQAWGIAAGLQSSMAPNGVPVVYAPGMGFILTAVIALTAGTMFLMWLGEQITERGIGNGVSLIIFAGIVAGLPAAVLQMFEQIRNGDMSAIAAIAIIALVVGFTYLVVFVERGQRRITVNYARRQGGRNAYMNQASFLPLKLNMSGVIPAIFASSIVMFPATAATWFAQNNSGSGFSGFLQRLSQWLNPGEPVHMILYAGLIIGFAFFYTALVFNSQETADNLKKSGALIPGIRPGKATADYVDGVLTRLTAAGAIYLVIVCLLPEVMRTQLGTSFYFGGTSLLIVVVVVMDFIAQIQAHLMSHQYESLLKKANLKGGSRGGLARG, encoded by the coding sequence ATGGCGCGGAGCGGCAACGCGATGGCTGGCCTCGGTGGCGGGCTCGGTAAGTTCACCGAGCTCCGTCAGCGTTTGCTGTTCGTGATCGGCGCTTTGATCGTCTACCGCATCGGTAGCTACATCCCGGTGCCCGGCGTCAACCCGCAGGCGATGGTCGAATTCATGTCGACCAAGCAGGGCACGATCGTGGACATGTTCAACATGTTCTCGGGCGGCGCCCTGCATCGCTTCAGTCTGTTCGCACTGAACGTGATGCCGTACATCTCGGCCTCGATCATCGTGCAGCTGCTGGTGCAGATCGTGCCCAGCCTGAAAGCCATCCAGAAGGAAGGCGAGTCGGGCCGGCGCAAGATCAACCAGTGGTCGCGCATGGGCGCGATTCCGCTGGCGGTGTTCCAGGCCTGGGGCATCGCCGCCGGCCTGCAGTCGAGCATGGCGCCGAACGGCGTGCCGGTGGTGTACGCACCGGGCATGGGCTTCATCCTGACCGCCGTGATCGCGTTGACCGCGGGCACGATGTTCCTGATGTGGCTCGGCGAGCAGATCACCGAACGCGGTATCGGCAACGGTGTCTCGCTGATCATCTTCGCCGGCATCGTCGCGGGCTTGCCCGCCGCGGTCCTGCAGATGTTCGAGCAGATCCGCAACGGCGACATGAGCGCCATTGCGGCGATCGCGATCATCGCCCTGGTCGTCGGCTTCACCTATCTGGTGGTGTTCGTCGAGCGCGGTCAGCGTCGGATCACGGTGAACTACGCCCGTCGTCAGGGCGGCCGTAACGCCTACATGAATCAGGCCTCGTTCCTGCCGCTGAAGCTCAACATGTCGGGCGTGATCCCCGCGATCTTCGCCTCGAGCATCGTGATGTTCCCGGCGACGGCAGCGACCTGGTTCGCCCAGAACAACAGCGGCAGCGGTTTCTCCGGCTTCCTGCAACGCCTCAGCCAGTGGTTGAACCCGGGTGAACCGGTTCACATGATCCTGTATGCTGGCCTGATCATCGGCTTCGCGTTCTTCTACACGGCGCTGGTGTTCAATTCGCAGGAAACCGCCGACAACCTCAAGAAGTCGGGCGCGCTGATCCCGGGCATCCGTCCCGGCAAGGCCACCGCGGACTACGTTGACGGCGTGCTGACTCGTCTTACGGCGGCTGGCGCAATTTACCTGGTGATCGTCTGCCTCCTTCCGGAGGTCATGCGGACCCAACTGGGAACCTCGTTCTACTTCGGCGGCACCTCGTTGCTGATCGTCGTGGTCGTGGTGATGGATTTCATCGCTCAAATCCAGGCTCATCTGATGTCGCATCAGTACGAAAGCCTGTTGAAGAAAGCGAACTTGAAGGGCGGCTCGCGCGGCGGTCTCGCGCGCGGGTGA
- the rpsH gene encoding 30S ribosomal protein S8 translates to MSMTDPIADMLVRIKNAAAVRKPTVKMPSSKVKVAIAAVLKDEGYILDSRVTEVAPGKSELEISLKYYEGKPVIERLQRYSRSGLRQYRGKEALPKVLGGLGIAIISTSKGIMTDAQARQQGVGGEVLCFVA, encoded by the coding sequence ATGCTGGTCCGCATCAAGAATGCGGCCGCTGTGCGCAAGCCGACGGTGAAGATGCCGTCGTCCAAGGTCAAGGTGGCCATCGCGGCCGTGTTGAAGGACGAGGGTTACATCCTGGATTCCCGCGTGACGGAAGTCGCCCCGGGCAAGTCCGAACTCGAAATTTCGCTGAAGTACTACGAAGGCAAGCCGGTGATCGAGCGCCTCCAGCGCTACTCCCGCTCGGGCCTGCGTCAGTACCGCGGCAAGGAAGCGCTGCCCAAGGTCCTCGGCGGCCTGGGTATCGCCATCATCTCCACCTCGAAAGGCATCATGACCGATGCGCAGGCGCGCCAGCAGGGCGTCGGCGGTGAAGTCCTGTGCTTCGTGGCCTAA
- the rplO gene encoding 50S ribosomal protein L15: protein MRLNTLKPADGAREDRKRVGRGIGSGLGKTAGRGHKGSFARSGKGKIKAGFEGGQMPMQRRLPKIGFRSKLKNDTAEVLLYQLDKLDAGDVDFAALKAAKLVPSSAKQAKIVKKGELTKKFVLKGVLATAGAKAAVEAAGGKVEE from the coding sequence ATGCGTCTCAATACACTCAAGCCGGCTGACGGCGCCCGCGAAGACCGCAAGCGCGTCGGTCGCGGTATCGGTTCCGGCCTCGGCAAGACCGCCGGCCGCGGCCACAAGGGTTCGTTCGCCCGTTCGGGCAAGGGCAAGATCAAGGCCGGTTTCGAAGGCGGCCAGATGCCCATGCAGCGTCGTCTGCCGAAGATCGGCTTCCGCTCCAAGCTGAAGAACGACACGGCCGAAGTGCTGCTGTACCAGCTGGATAAGCTGGACGCCGGCGACGTCGATTTTGCCGCCCTCAAGGCCGCCAAGCTCGTTCCGAGCTCGGCCAAGCAGGCCAAGATCGTCAAGAAGGGCGAGTTGACCAAGAAGTTCGTACTCAAGGGCGTGCTGGCTACGGCCGGCGCCAAGGCCGCCGTCGAAGCGGCCGGCGGCAAGGTCGAGGAGTAA